In Falco rusticolus isolate bFalRus1 chromosome 7, bFalRus1.pri, whole genome shotgun sequence, the DNA window tatgtaaaaaaaaaaaaccacaaacaaaagaaacagagcacGGGTAAGGTAGACAAGAACTTTTTATACTCTGACTATACAATaatattcctcttttttttttttttttttaaatccactgCCACACTACTATAATGGACCTGTTCTAGTCTAACTTTAGGGTTGTCCAGTTAAGTTGTCTGCAGATTCTTTAAACAAGTTGACCTTTACCTATTTAGAGTTTCTTCTCAGAAACATTCATATATTATACAGGATATACAGATTTTGAAACAAGACACTTAAAACCACACACAACTATAGCCGCAACACTATCATAGCTGCATTGTAGTGATTACATTGTTCAGCCAGCTGTAGACTCTGTATGTACAATTAGTTTTTATAGTGTTATTTACATAGATGGACTAAAAGCTATCTTTAATCTAAAAGGTAAAGGCTCTTGTGTTTAAGTATGTGCAGTTTCATAGCCCtgtgaaaaaacacacaacaatTATATACACTGTAAACAGCACAAGGCATGAGAATCTCCTCCTACCCCAAACAATCTCGCAGGAAAGTGTATGTGCACTAATACTCCTCTTCCACTTCAGCTCCCGCTCCTCTGGTTTTCTTATGAATAGCACGGTTAAAGCTGTGGCAGGCAGGAACCCAATGATTGTCATGAAGACCCAACTTACAGCCCGGGATGCCCTTCTGAGACCGGTGACAGCACATCCAGTACCCGGGCCCATAGGGTAAAGCCTGGCAGTATGGTTTGGGATGCCACCGGCACAGCGATACGTCCCCTTTCACGTACTTCTTCTTGCACTGCTTGCAAGGGTCCTCTCTGTAGCGGGAATCACGGACCCAGCGGGAGTCTGCTGGCCTGATGTTGTAGTATTCAATGATGAATTTGAAGTAGTAGCAAGTGCATTTGAGGGCAACCAGACTCCTAGTAGGAAGCAATCCAAAGATCTTCACTATGATGTGGTGAGGCAAGAAGGCCATATACTGCTGAGGCTCCAACAGCTGCTGGATTTTAAACCTGGTCTCCAGAAAGTCATGCGAAACCTGCCTTTTTAAGCAGGAAGCATCAAGTACTTGCAAAGCCCCTTCTGTCGGAGGAACAGGAAGGGCAGATGGCTCTGTAGGGACACCGCTTCTGACACACGACCTGTCAGATGCCAAGGCATCCTCATCCTCATTTTGGACTACTTCTCCTGGCTTTTCTTGGGTACTTTCCCGTAGTGGCTGTTGCTCATGAGCAGCAGGCTGGTCAGCCTGGAGGAAGAACAGCCTCCCTGGGAGCGGATCTTCACTAGCACTGGAGTTGGAGAGCTTCTCTTTCCTGCATCCCTTCTCAGTCTTGGTGACCGATATACTGATGCATAAGGGCTCCTTCCTAGCAGGATGCAGACTTTGCTTTGGGAAAATTACAGGCTCTTTCGCTATGCAATCAAGAGTCGCGTTCTTGCTCCGCAAGGAATCCGGCGGCaacctggcagcagctggacaCGCAGACAGCAGGGGTCTGGGAGGCTCGATCCGCGTTTCAGAATCACTCCTGCCAGCAGCTACAGCCAATGCTGTATGAGCAAGTCCCGAATTCACATTCCCCATCTGAGTATCCAGcccagaaggaaaaggctgctgagcagaggcagcacCATCCCACAACTCTGTGTCACCCAGAGGACCACAACACCCTCCATACCCAGCTTCTGCTACCCCTGCCTCCTCCAAGCCAACCCCCTGAGCCAGGACCCCCGAGGAGACCTTCCCCACCTCGCCCTCGGGCTGGGTGCCGCTCGCCAGGAGCACCCTCCCGACATTTCTGCGGAAGCTGTTGTTCCGAGAGAGGCTCCCAGCCTCCCTCTCGCTCTGCTGCCTCAGGCACTCTGACTCCAGCTTGGCCACCATGTCCAGCACACGCACAGGCTCGCTCTGCTGCTGCTCGCTATTGCTGCAAGGTCCCCTCTCCACATGGACCTCGCAGGCCCCGGCAGAGGAGAAAAGGTCTGAGCTGGGAAGCGCACCTTTAGGCTGAGCGCTCAGCCTCGTAGCAGAAGCAGGCGTGCAGGTTTTAGCACAGTCTACCAATAAAGCACTTGCTCGTTGCTCCAGAAAGGCTACCATCTCTATCACCGAGAGGGACCGGCCTGGGAACACACCCTCACTGCTGTCATTCACGTAATGCACCGAACAGTGCTCGATGCCGCAGGCGAAAGGCTCTGGCTGGGAGCACCTGGCATTTGCCTCCCTCATTCTTTCCAGCtgaattttggcttttttaagaTCTACTGATTTTTTCCTGCGTTTAGCTGTTCTTCCGTCAATATCCCACGTGCTTTTGATTTTCACAGAGCCTAGCCGGTTGTTGTTGCTGCATTGCTGGGCTGCAAAGAACGCAATCTTCTCCTTCGTATTGCCAGGTTTCACTACAGCCCAGACATCCAGCGgtccttcttcttctccctggTGGATGGTTGCAGAGAGGgcattcttcttttcccttgcaCTTGGACCATCCGCTGGGCCTTTCCCATTCATATTGCACATAGTATTTGGATAAATAATCCCCAGAAGCTTTTGAGATGGAGTCACAAAGGAGGGTTTTGGGAAAACGCTCAGTTTGGTGCAGTtggtatatttttcttcttgtgctggTCTCTGATGGCTCACAGGTGAGCCTCTCAGAGAATCCTGGCTTATTTCTGGAGATCGCTCTTTCTTCTGTAACTTCAGATATGGCTTTAAGTGCATACCAGAAACcctaggaaaagagaaaaggaagaagttatAGCTGCAAAATATGCCTGCCTGGAATTAGAGAAGGTAGCCCGGAGCAGGCACCAGCATACCTCCCACTCCATGTCAAGCAGCCCACACCTCAACAGGGACacatgagaaaggaaaagcagcaaccaAGGATGCAGCACCTGCCCTTGGAGAACTCCTTGTAACAGGATCATGATCTTATGGACAGCAGAGATCTTCCTGTTACAGAAATCTGTTTCCAGGGAATTGCAAGGAGAAATGCCAACGTTTAACTTGTATGTGTTGTGCAGACTCTAGAGTCAGAGCTATCCTTCTGTCCGTTCATTTAATCCAGCTGTAAGGTACACGTGGGTCAAAGGGTTTATCTTGACATTAGCTACCagatatatagatagatatgtTCTTTTCAGTAGATACAGTACAGTtaaagctgaaaaggaaaattagtaAGTGTAATTATATTCATCAGAGATCCCAGCAGATATCCGATTCCCTAATACCACCCAAGATTAAACCTATCCTTTAGTGTATCAACAAAGGCAAATCTGGTGTGCTTTCCCATAAGGGTTCTTATGCTATATATATCACATGGCCCTCcaaaaaaagtgacagaagcagcacataCAGCTGAAGAGAACCACTTTCAAGGATGTGGTTTTATGGTTAGAAGTTTAAGAGCTGTAAAGGAGACACTTGGATGCTGCTGAcattacagcagcagcaccactgctGCAACAGTCCCAGGCACTCGACTCCTCCTTTCAGTTACACCTTCGCACTAATCTTCAATTCAAAGCTCAAAACCACAAAAGCCCAGGGCACTGCCACATGGGATGCAATTATCAGGAGACttcagcctcttctcccaggAGTATCACATAAGCATATTACAGAACTAACTATAGATTATGTTTCCATGGTAATCTTTGAATTGTTACAGGTTCAAATTGAATTGTTGAAAGGTTCAAAAAGGACTTTTTGAAACACGGATAATCCACGCTTGCTAGTTTGAGAACAGCAGGCTCAATGCCACATTTACCACAAGCTGATACGGACACAGACAGAGAGTATGTTTCCCTTGACAGCCACCACCAA includes these proteins:
- the FBXO34 gene encoding F-box only protein 34 isoform X1; this translates as MKSSCRAGLHREPLNSTSSTFHQVKRVSGMHLKPYLKLQKKERSPEISQDSLRGSPVSHQRPAQEEKYTNCTKLSVFPKPSFVTPSQKLLGIIYPNTMCNMNGKGPADGPSAREKKNALSATIHQGEEEGPLDVWAVVKPGNTKEKIAFFAAQQCSNNNRLGSVKIKSTWDIDGRTAKRRKKSVDLKKAKIQLERMREANARCSQPEPFACGIEHCSVHYVNDSSEGVFPGRSLSVIEMVAFLEQRASALLVDCAKTCTPASATRLSAQPKGALPSSDLFSSAGACEVHVERGPCSNSEQQQSEPVRVLDMVAKLESECLRQQSEREAGSLSRNNSFRRNVGRVLLASGTQPEGEVGKVSSGVLAQGVGLEEAGVAEAGYGGCCGPLGDTELWDGAASAQQPFPSGLDTQMGNVNSGLAHTALAVAAGRSDSETRIEPPRPLLSACPAAARLPPDSLRSKNATLDCIAKEPVIFPKQSLHPARKEPLCISISVTKTEKGCRKEKLSNSSASEDPLPGRLFFLQADQPAAHEQQPLRESTQEKPGEVVQNEDEDALASDRSCVRSGVPTEPSALPVPPTEGALQVLDASCLKRQVSHDFLETRFKIQQLLEPQQYMAFLPHHIIVKIFGLLPTRSLVALKCTCYYFKFIIEYYNIRPADSRWVRDSRYREDPCKQCKKKYVKGDVSLCRWHPKPYCQALPYGPGYWMCCHRSQKGIPGCKLGLHDNHWVPACHSFNRAIHKKTRGAGAEVEEEY
- the FBXO34 gene encoding F-box only protein 34 isoform X2; this encodes MHLKPYLKLQKKERSPEISQDSLRGSPVSHQRPAQEEKYTNCTKLSVFPKPSFVTPSQKLLGIIYPNTMCNMNGKGPADGPSAREKKNALSATIHQGEEEGPLDVWAVVKPGNTKEKIAFFAAQQCSNNNRLGSVKIKSTWDIDGRTAKRRKKSVDLKKAKIQLERMREANARCSQPEPFACGIEHCSVHYVNDSSEGVFPGRSLSVIEMVAFLEQRASALLVDCAKTCTPASATRLSAQPKGALPSSDLFSSAGACEVHVERGPCSNSEQQQSEPVRVLDMVAKLESECLRQQSEREAGSLSRNNSFRRNVGRVLLASGTQPEGEVGKVSSGVLAQGVGLEEAGVAEAGYGGCCGPLGDTELWDGAASAQQPFPSGLDTQMGNVNSGLAHTALAVAAGRSDSETRIEPPRPLLSACPAAARLPPDSLRSKNATLDCIAKEPVIFPKQSLHPARKEPLCISISVTKTEKGCRKEKLSNSSASEDPLPGRLFFLQADQPAAHEQQPLRESTQEKPGEVVQNEDEDALASDRSCVRSGVPTEPSALPVPPTEGALQVLDASCLKRQVSHDFLETRFKIQQLLEPQQYMAFLPHHIIVKIFGLLPTRSLVALKCTCYYFKFIIEYYNIRPADSRWVRDSRYREDPCKQCKKKYVKGDVSLCRWHPKPYCQALPYGPGYWMCCHRSQKGIPGCKLGLHDNHWVPACHSFNRAIHKKTRGAGAEVEEEY